From the Thermovirga lienii DSM 17291 genome, one window contains:
- a CDS encoding transcriptional regulator, GntR family (PFAM: Bacterial regulatory proteins, gntR family; FCD domain~COGs: COG1802 Transcriptional regulators~InterPro IPR000524: IPR011711~KEGG: aco:Amico_0382 transcriptional regulator, GntR family~PFAM: GntR domain protein; regulatory protein GntR HTH~SMART: regulatory protein GntR HTH~SPTR: Transcriptional regulator, GntR family;~manually curated) translates to MIREPKLYTTSADYVYHEIRHKIITKQLKPGQRLPEVNIAAELGVSRTPVREALRRLASEGLVMIIPNSGARLASPSRKEMENTYVVREALECLAAELAAKNITERALRRLEDTIADEIRAFEEKNLELYLEVNEEFHRIIADSSGNRVLAEYIENILARTNAYVMFYDPFYDIEDNPSIEQHKGIVKALRMRDQEKAVELMREHLKLSLLDLRKPEE, encoded by the coding sequence ATCATTAGAGAACCAAAACTATACACAACCTCTGCGGATTATGTGTATCATGAGATAAGACATAAAATCATCACCAAGCAGTTGAAGCCCGGCCAGAGGCTGCCTGAGGTGAATATCGCTGCAGAGTTGGGAGTTAGTCGAACACCCGTTAGGGAGGCCCTCAGGAGGCTGGCGAGTGAGGGGTTGGTGATGATTATCCCCAACAGCGGGGCACGTTTGGCTTCTCCAAGCAGGAAGGAAATGGAGAATACTTATGTGGTAAGGGAAGCCCTTGAGTGTCTGGCTGCTGAACTGGCCGCGAAAAACATTACAGAGAGAGCTCTTCGTAGGTTGGAAGACACCATTGCAGATGAGATAAGAGCGTTTGAGGAAAAGAACTTGGAGCTGTACCTGGAGGTAAACGAAGAATTTCACAGGATCATAGCTGATTCGAGTGGTAACAGGGTATTGGCTGAGTACATTGAAAACATACTAGCAAGAACCAACGCCTATGTAATGTTTTATGATCCTTTCTATGACATAGAAGACAACCCCAGCATTGAACAGCACAAGGGCATAGTAAAGGCCTTGAGGATGAGGGATCAGGAGAAGGCGGTAGAACTCATGAGAGAACATTTGAAGCTTTCCTTGTTGGACCTCAGAAAGCCCGAGGAGTAG
- a CDS encoding DegT/DnrJ/EryC1/StrS aminotransferase (PFAM: DegT/DnrJ/EryC1/StrS aminotransferase family~COGs: COG0399 pyridoxal phosphate-dependent enzyme apparently involved in regulation of cell wall biogenesis~InterPro IPR000653~KEGG: tai:Taci_1668 DegT/DnrJ/EryC1/StrS aminotransferase~PFAM: DegT/DnrJ/EryC1/StrS aminotransferase~SPTR: DegT/DnrJ/EryC1/StrS aminotransferase) produces the protein MPDRTLPSFDLKRNFKRVKEEIMEALERVLESQHFILGPEVKAFEEEVASYLGVEHAIGCASGSDALLLALMALDISEGDEVITTPYTFFATASCIARLGARPVFVDVEPDTYNISVDGIKNALSERTKAILPVHLFGQMVKVEEIKEVAPGITIVEDAAQAIGAVRFVDGKAIKAGTFGELACFSFFPTKNLGAYGDGGMVVAKSKKLADRIFRLRVHGAGRQYMHEEIGINSRLDALQAAILRVRLRHLEIWNEERRKAAFRYDLLIAEKGLNEWVTPPRADEHNHHTYHQYVVRCQRRDQLQKFLQDKGITTRVYYPVPLHLQKCFQYLGYKEGQFPVSESLSKESLALPMFPEITPEEQEWVIDSIRQFYLK, from the coding sequence ATGCCAGACAGAACCCTTCCTTCTTTCGACTTAAAGAGGAACTTTAAACGAGTGAAAGAGGAAATAATGGAGGCGCTGGAAAGAGTGTTGGAGAGCCAGCACTTTATTCTTGGCCCTGAGGTTAAGGCTTTTGAGGAGGAGGTAGCTTCATATTTGGGAGTTGAACATGCCATAGGTTGTGCTTCAGGCTCTGATGCTTTGCTTTTGGCTTTGATGGCGTTAGACATCTCCGAAGGAGATGAAGTTATAACTACGCCCTACACGTTTTTCGCCACTGCCAGCTGTATAGCCCGTTTAGGAGCTAGGCCAGTTTTCGTAGATGTAGAGCCTGATACGTACAATATCTCCGTTGATGGTATAAAGAATGCCCTTTCAGAGAGGACGAAGGCGATCCTGCCTGTCCATCTGTTCGGCCAGATGGTAAAGGTGGAGGAAATAAAAGAGGTAGCCCCTGGTATCACAATAGTGGAGGATGCAGCGCAAGCCATCGGAGCCGTTAGGTTCGTTGATGGCAAAGCTATCAAGGCTGGAACCTTTGGAGAGCTAGCATGTTTTTCCTTCTTTCCAACGAAGAACCTCGGCGCCTACGGAGATGGAGGCATGGTAGTCGCAAAAAGCAAAAAGCTTGCTGATAGAATCTTCCGGCTTAGAGTTCATGGGGCGGGAAGGCAGTACATGCACGAAGAAATAGGAATAAATAGCAGGCTTGATGCCCTTCAAGCGGCTATACTCAGGGTTAGATTGAGGCACCTTGAGATTTGGAACGAGGAAAGAAGGAAAGCAGCTTTTAGATACGATCTGTTGATAGCGGAGAAAGGTTTGAATGAGTGGGTAACGCCCCCGAGGGCAGATGAACATAACCACCACACATACCACCAGTATGTGGTCCGTTGCCAAAGGCGAGATCAATTGCAGAAATTCCTGCAGGATAAGGGGATAACGACCCGGGTTTATTACCCGGTTCCCTTGCATTTGCAAAAATGTTTCCAGTATCTAGGTTATAAGGAGGGCCAGTTTCCGGTCTCTGAATCGCTCTCGAAGGAAAGTTTGGCACTTCCAATGTTTCCAGAGATAACACCTGAGGAGCAGGAATGGGTAATCGATAGCATTAGGCAATTCTACTTAAAATAA
- a CDS encoding holo-ACP synthase CitX (PFAM: Apo-citrate lyase phosphoribosyl-dephospho-CoA transferase~TIGRFAM: holo-ACP synthase CitX~COGs: COG3697 Phosphoribosyl-dephospho-CoA transferase (holo-ACP synthetase)~InterPro IPR005551~KEGG: clj:CLJU_c25290 putative apo-citrate lyase phosphoribosyl-dephospho-CoA transferase~PFAM: Apo-citrate lyase phosphoribosyl-dephospho-CoA transferase~SPTR: Phosphoribosyl-dephospho-CoA transferase (Holo-ACP synthetase);~TIGRFAM: holo-ACP synthase CitX): MKLKRILEGREARARAQRWLLGKVDVVAQVSLNIPGFPKDVEGSRVLIHKVAASFTEKVLRAGGIVPVEMTLENGAGVAAFLGITSLDAVEVKKIAVALEEVQEWGRILDIDILTQAGALSREKMNKPSRKCLVCERDAKWCASTQRHDIKDLRKKAIDLIQEAVKAFSGPLG; encoded by the coding sequence ATGAAGCTGAAACGGATCTTGGAGGGGCGCGAAGCCAGAGCTAGGGCACAAAGGTGGCTTTTGGGCAAAGTAGACGTGGTGGCTCAGGTTTCCCTCAATATCCCAGGTTTCCCGAAGGATGTAGAAGGTAGTAGAGTTCTGATTCATAAGGTTGCGGCCAGTTTCACCGAAAAGGTTTTGAGAGCTGGTGGGATTGTGCCAGTAGAGATGACGTTGGAGAATGGTGCGGGGGTTGCCGCATTTTTGGGAATTACTTCCTTGGATGCCGTTGAAGTCAAGAAGATTGCAGTGGCTTTGGAAGAGGTCCAAGAGTGGGGGAGGATCCTAGACATAGACATTTTGACGCAAGCAGGGGCTCTCTCAAGAGAGAAGATGAATAAACCTTCCAGAAAGTGTTTAGTGTGCGAAAGGGACGCTAAATGGTGTGCCAGCACGCAGAGGCACGACATAAAAGATCTAAGGAAGAAGGCTATAGATTTAATTCAAGAGGCCGTAAAGGCTTTCAGTGGTCCTTTGGGTTAA
- a CDS encoding hypothetical protein (KEGG: aco:Amico_0381 hypothetical protein~SPTR: Putative uncharacterized protein), whose translation MRLIVLILSIATLVFFGHGIAGLWGYIVGRPDPFRIVWGLSGGFACAIGAVYLWHRYIALFLQDKDKEINPKDH comes from the coding sequence ATGAGACTTATAGTGCTAATCCTTTCCATCGCAACACTGGTGTTTTTCGGTCATGGGATCGCAGGTTTATGGGGATATATAGTGGGAAGACCTGACCCTTTCAGGATAGTCTGGGGATTAAGCGGAGGCTTCGCATGCGCCATAGGAGCCGTCTACTTGTGGCACCGTTATATAGCTTTGTTTTTGCAAGACAAGGATAAAGAAATTAACCCAAAGGACCACTGA
- a CDS encoding transcriptional regulator, GntR family with aminotransferase domain (PFAM: Aminotransferase class I and II; Bacterial regulatory proteins, gntR family~COGs: COG1167 Transcriptional regulators containing a DNA-binding HTH domain and an aminotransferase domain (MocR family) and their eukaryotic orthologs~InterPro IPR000524: IPR004839~KEGG: aco:Amico_0380 transcriptional regulator, GntR family with aminotransferase domain~PFAM: regulatory protein GntR HTH; aminotransferase class I and II~SMART: regulatory protein GntR HTH~SPTR: Transcriptional regulator, GntR family): MDEHISKGLWALLEIPLDRCSDVSLYKQISYHLKRMIESGTLQVGMRLPGSRFLARTLGVSRNTVVLAYDLLEDDGYIEQRGRKGAFVTFRRKVLLDLPKPEGPTWDLASGTPSMDLIPWKELGSISREIIYAKGSLSLTPPPLAGLPELRKALVRHAASRGIPARWEDVVVTTGGKQGLFLSLMSLAEIGVQKIWVEELTYPDIFPMINKLKLQVETVPMAPADMLERCNILKEKDALYLIPSFHNPTGRTMDYETRKEVLALAKKKGFWIIEDDAYGELRYSAQSVPAMKAMENAEKVIYLGSFSQLLFPGLRNGYALVPNQLKEEFREALACSAGTVSSLVQYLVSAFLSEGLLENCLERARKEISKRMDCLISSIEKLLPHALAEKPLGGIYLWVTLPGLSDESLHALALSEDISVVPGKEFTKDKRETFSVRLSVSSLGINDLKQAVERLAKAWGDKQ, translated from the coding sequence TTGGACGAACATATATCGAAGGGATTGTGGGCTTTGTTGGAGATTCCACTGGATCGCTGTTCAGACGTATCCCTTTATAAGCAAATATCCTATCATCTGAAGAGAATGATAGAGTCAGGGACGCTCCAGGTGGGGATGCGCCTTCCTGGCTCTAGATTTTTGGCCAGGACCCTTGGTGTTAGCCGTAACACAGTGGTTTTGGCCTATGATTTGTTGGAAGACGATGGTTACATTGAACAAAGAGGTAGGAAAGGCGCCTTCGTGACTTTCAGGAGAAAAGTCCTATTGGATCTACCAAAGCCCGAAGGCCCAACGTGGGATCTTGCGAGTGGTACTCCCTCAATGGATTTGATCCCATGGAAAGAGCTAGGTTCCATAAGTAGAGAGATAATATACGCGAAAGGGTCCCTATCTTTGACGCCTCCGCCTTTGGCCGGGTTGCCAGAACTGAGAAAAGCTCTGGTTCGGCACGCCGCTTCCAGAGGTATTCCAGCAAGGTGGGAGGATGTGGTCGTCACCACTGGCGGTAAGCAGGGGCTGTTTTTGTCCTTGATGTCTCTTGCCGAGATAGGGGTCCAGAAGATTTGGGTTGAGGAACTGACTTATCCAGACATATTTCCAATGATTAACAAACTCAAACTCCAAGTCGAAACAGTGCCCATGGCTCCAGCGGATATGCTGGAAAGGTGTAACATCCTGAAGGAAAAGGATGCTCTTTATCTAATTCCTAGCTTCCACAATCCAACAGGGCGGACTATGGACTATGAAACTAGAAAAGAGGTTTTGGCCCTTGCTAAGAAAAAGGGTTTTTGGATAATTGAGGACGATGCGTATGGAGAATTGAGGTATTCTGCCCAATCTGTTCCCGCCATGAAAGCTATGGAAAATGCTGAAAAGGTCATTTATCTAGGTTCGTTCAGTCAATTGCTTTTCCCAGGATTGCGAAACGGTTACGCTCTTGTTCCCAACCAGTTGAAAGAAGAGTTTCGTGAGGCCTTAGCCTGTTCTGCTGGGACAGTCTCCTCATTGGTGCAGTATTTGGTAAGTGCTTTCCTTTCCGAGGGGTTGTTGGAAAACTGCCTGGAAAGGGCAAGGAAGGAAATATCCAAGAGAATGGACTGCCTAATCTCAAGCATTGAAAAACTCCTTCCACATGCCCTGGCTGAGAAGCCTTTAGGAGGTATATATCTTTGGGTTACCCTTCCAGGGCTTTCGGATGAAAGCTTACATGCGTTGGCCCTTTCAGAGGATATATCGGTGGTGCCGGGGAAGGAATTTACGAAGGATAAACGGGAGACCTTTTCCGTGCGGCTTTCCGTCAGCAGTCTGGGGATAAATGATTTGAAACAGGCAGTTGAAAGGTTGGCTAAAGCCTGGGGTGATAAGCAATGA
- a CDS encoding histidinol dehydrogenase (PFAM: Histidinol dehydrogenase~TIGRFAM: histidinol dehydrogenase~COGs: COG0141 Histidinol dehydrogenase~InterPro IPR012131: IPR001692~KEGG: aco:Amico_0684 histidinol dehydrogenase~PFAM: Histidinol dehydrogenase~PRIAM: Histidinol dehydrogenase~SPTR: Histidinol dehydrogenase;~TIGRFAM: histidinol dehydrogenase) yields MKCIKARNVRESVETTSLENRVREILHAIKTGGKEALLKLVKELDGYEGPLKVRIEEMDRALKSTPPALLKALERAIKNIRSFHRAQRNMIKETTLATEKGVIAGIRFAPVESAAVYIPSGRYPLPSTVLMSVIPAQEAQVPRIVALSPARGTQGIHPTILAALRLLGIEEVYAMGGAHGIGAVAYGVEGIRPVEFVVGPGNVYVTEAKRQLFGTIGIDGLAGPSEVLIIADETSNPSYVAADLLAQSEHDPLARSVLFSTSETLAEEVLKYLKLHLKTIDKTGSIEACWNGNGEIYVGTINEAIDFANEMAPEHLELSIANADAYVERFKSYGAVFLGCWSAEAFGDYIAGTNHILPTAGTARWNGALWTGTFMRPQYMLKLEREGAASLSKSGQVLASKEGLLAHKLSMELRGETND; encoded by the coding sequence ATGAAGTGCATAAAGGCCCGAAACGTAAGGGAATCTGTTGAAACAACGAGCCTCGAAAACCGTGTGAGAGAAATACTGCACGCCATCAAGACTGGAGGCAAGGAGGCTTTGTTGAAATTAGTGAAAGAGTTAGATGGATACGAAGGCCCCCTCAAGGTGAGAATCGAGGAGATGGACCGAGCCCTAAAATCCACCCCTCCTGCTCTTTTAAAAGCTTTAGAGAGGGCCATAAAGAACATAAGATCTTTCCACAGAGCTCAAAGAAACATGATCAAAGAGACCACATTGGCCACGGAAAAGGGAGTAATCGCTGGCATACGTTTCGCACCTGTGGAGAGCGCGGCCGTGTATATACCCTCTGGTAGATATCCTCTTCCGAGCACGGTCCTTATGTCCGTCATACCTGCCCAAGAGGCCCAAGTTCCCAGGATAGTGGCCCTCTCCCCAGCAAGAGGCACACAAGGGATACACCCAACGATCCTGGCTGCTTTAAGGCTTTTAGGGATCGAGGAAGTGTATGCAATGGGAGGGGCTCACGGTATTGGTGCCGTTGCTTACGGTGTCGAAGGGATAAGGCCAGTAGAATTTGTAGTTGGCCCGGGCAACGTCTATGTAACGGAAGCCAAAAGACAGCTATTCGGAACAATCGGAATCGACGGACTAGCAGGCCCCAGCGAGGTCTTGATAATAGCCGACGAGACATCGAACCCCAGCTACGTTGCAGCAGACTTGTTGGCCCAGTCAGAACACGATCCCTTGGCAAGAAGCGTACTGTTTTCTACAAGCGAAACCCTTGCTGAGGAAGTCCTAAAGTATCTAAAACTACACCTAAAAACCATCGACAAAACAGGAAGCATAGAAGCCTGTTGGAACGGAAACGGAGAAATATACGTGGGAACCATCAATGAAGCCATCGATTTTGCCAACGAAATGGCTCCTGAACACCTTGAGCTTTCCATAGCTAACGCTGACGCTTACGTAGAAAGGTTCAAATCATACGGTGCAGTATTTTTGGGATGCTGGAGCGCCGAAGCCTTTGGGGACTATATAGCAGGCACCAATCATATTCTGCCTACTGCTGGAACTGCCAGGTGGAATGGCGCATTGTGGACTGGCACATTCATGAGGCCACAATACATGCTAAAGCTCGAACGTGAAGGAGCAGCTTCTTTGTCCAAAAGCGGACAGGTCTTGGCCAGCAAAGAAGGCCTTTTGGCCCACAAATTGTCCATGGAACTCAGAGGTGAAACCAATGACTAA
- a CDS encoding histidyl-tRNA synthetase 2 (COGs: COG3705 ATP phosphoribosyltransferase involved in histidine biosynthesis~InterPro IPR004516~KEGG: aco:Amico_0683 histidyl-tRNA synthetase 2~SPTR: Histidyl-tRNA synthetase 2): protein MTKIPIGCRIYSGPKAESMEEARNTFLKVFSAFGYKVFCPSTIQLVSSCWSKLPSTIREKLLILNTPHGEAACLRPDLTLTAISYISSHYAPQERPLRICYADRIFLGPEEPETNLERLQLGAELIGWDGSGADVEVISIMFKVLDLLGHRDAQVVIGDTNIIDFMLKNTVPNIAKSLRDALLRQSLAEYYNTLEKHPVPDIELSALLALPTLKGKRSILNKAESLLPKGTPLSDIKHIISTLEKMGYGERVSVDLALSRKLNYYSGPVFEVYSPRAGKLLGGGGRYDSLLSSYGIIGQAIGFALDLEEIALVKETKIGSNSIMIWSGKTPPEVAMTRADLLTDKGFNVELSWTENRQHSIDLAKRRKYKWWLNALTSKIYDLEEKEEHELIEWLGKEQETC from the coding sequence ATGACTAAGATCCCCATAGGTTGTCGAATATACAGTGGCCCAAAAGCCGAATCCATGGAAGAAGCCCGTAACACCTTCTTGAAGGTGTTCTCTGCCTTCGGATACAAGGTATTCTGCCCATCCACCATACAGCTTGTCTCGTCGTGCTGGAGCAAATTACCATCTACCATAAGAGAGAAACTTTTGATACTAAACACTCCCCATGGAGAGGCTGCATGTCTCAGACCCGACCTGACATTGACTGCCATATCATACATCTCGTCCCACTATGCACCGCAAGAACGCCCTTTGAGGATCTGTTATGCCGATAGAATATTCCTGGGGCCAGAAGAACCTGAGACCAACCTGGAACGCCTACAACTAGGAGCAGAGCTAATAGGATGGGACGGAAGTGGCGCGGACGTTGAGGTCATCTCCATAATGTTCAAAGTCTTGGATCTCCTTGGTCACAGGGACGCCCAAGTAGTCATCGGAGACACCAACATAATAGACTTCATGCTCAAGAACACCGTTCCCAACATAGCCAAATCTCTTAGGGACGCATTACTGAGACAATCCCTTGCTGAGTATTACAACACCCTGGAAAAGCACCCAGTGCCGGATATTGAGCTATCTGCTCTTTTAGCCCTTCCAACCCTGAAGGGCAAAAGAAGCATACTGAACAAAGCCGAAAGTTTGTTGCCCAAAGGAACACCTCTATCAGACATAAAACATATAATTTCCACTCTGGAGAAAATGGGATATGGAGAAAGGGTTTCTGTGGACCTTGCACTATCAAGAAAGTTGAATTACTACAGCGGTCCTGTCTTCGAGGTGTACAGTCCAAGGGCAGGAAAGCTTCTCGGTGGAGGGGGAAGGTATGACTCCCTACTCTCCTCTTACGGAATCATAGGGCAAGCTATAGGTTTCGCACTCGACCTGGAGGAGATAGCCCTGGTCAAAGAGACAAAAATAGGTTCCAACTCCATAATGATATGGTCCGGCAAAACGCCTCCTGAAGTGGCAATGACAAGAGCAGACCTGCTCACAGATAAAGGATTCAACGTGGAACTTAGCTGGACGGAGAACAGGCAGCACTCCATAGATTTAGCTAAAAGGCGTAAATATAAGTGGTGGCTCAATGCCCTTACAAGCAAGATCTACGATCTGGAGGAAAAAGAAGAACATGAACTAATTGAATGGTTGGGAAAGGAGCAAGAAACATGCTGA
- a CDS encoding aminotransferase class I and II (PFAM: Aminotransferase class I and II~TIGRFAM: histidinol-phosphate aminotransferase~COGs: COG0079 Histidinol-phosphate/aromatic aminotransferase and cobyric acid decarboxylase~InterPro IPR001917: IPR004839~KEGG: aco:Amico_1039 aminotransferase class I and II~PFAM: aminotransferase class I and II~SPTR: Histidinol-phosphate transaminase), which translates to MLQNAMLGDSFMDESFQNTVYLDKNENPYDVAPSLKEELRMRLQDLSFNRYPDVENRRLREALALEAGLDAENVTVGNGGDEIIQMLFLAFTKPGSTVMTLSPCFSQYCHLCKVFPVEQKAVSFKLSQGQVLFDEEKFLDCLSSYSPDLILLDRPNNPTGKSLSLNFVKRVIELSRGVVLVDEAYAEFDTGSILDFYGAKNFPENLVVLRTFSKAWGMAGLRIGYGFTSYGLRKSLERVRPPFNLNIISAEAALIALKYKEWMLNRVEGIKCTRDRFISNVNKLCGWKAYPSSANFVLVESQCNRGALREALRINGLNVKFLNSSMFSSLTDEKGDNKVWFRVTIGQEEDMGRLINIFKSLS; encoded by the coding sequence ATGCTTCAGAATGCTATGCTAGGCGATAGCTTTATGGATGAAAGCTTTCAGAATACGGTGTATCTTGACAAAAACGAAAACCCTTATGATGTGGCTCCATCCTTGAAGGAGGAGTTGCGCATGAGGTTGCAGGATTTGAGTTTCAATCGATATCCTGATGTAGAAAATCGCAGGCTCAGGGAGGCTTTAGCCTTAGAGGCAGGGCTAGACGCCGAGAACGTGACGGTCGGAAATGGTGGGGATGAGATAATTCAGATGCTTTTTCTTGCTTTCACGAAGCCCGGCTCTACCGTTATGACTTTGAGCCCCTGCTTTTCTCAGTACTGTCACCTATGTAAGGTGTTCCCCGTGGAGCAGAAGGCCGTTTCCTTTAAGTTGTCCCAAGGCCAAGTATTATTTGACGAAGAAAAGTTCCTGGATTGTCTGTCCTCTTACTCTCCTGATTTGATCTTACTGGACAGGCCAAACAATCCAACTGGGAAAAGTTTATCTTTAAATTTCGTAAAAAGGGTGATAGAGCTTTCCCGTGGCGTGGTCTTGGTGGATGAGGCATACGCTGAGTTTGATACTGGTTCCATCTTGGATTTCTACGGTGCAAAGAACTTTCCCGAAAATCTGGTGGTGCTTAGGACCTTTTCAAAGGCTTGGGGCATGGCTGGGCTGAGGATAGGCTATGGGTTCACCTCTTATGGTTTGCGGAAATCCTTGGAGAGGGTGAGGCCTCCGTTCAATCTCAATATCATATCCGCTGAAGCTGCCTTGATAGCCCTGAAGTATAAAGAGTGGATGCTGAACAGGGTGGAGGGCATAAAGTGCACCAGAGACAGATTTATAAGTAACGTCAATAAGCTTTGTGGTTGGAAAGCCTATCCTAGTTCTGCCAATTTTGTGTTGGTCGAATCTCAGTGCAATAGGGGAGCTTTGAGGGAAGCACTGAGGATAAACGGTCTTAATGTCAAGTTTTTAAATAGTTCCATGTTTTCATCCTTGACCGACGAAAAGGGAGACAACAAGGTTTGGTTCAGGGTGACAATTGGGCAAGAAGAGGATATGGGCCGGTTAATAAACATATTCAAAAGTTTATCTTAA
- a CDS encoding ATP phosphoribosyltransferase (PFAM: ATP phosphoribosyltransferase~TIGRFAM: ATP phosphoribosyltransferase~COGs: COG0040 ATP phosphoribosyltransferase~InterPro IPR018198: IPR013820~KEGG: aco:Amico_0682 ATP phosphoribosyltransferase~PFAM: ATP phosphoribosyltransferase catalytic region~PRIAM: ATP phosphoribosyltransferase~SPTR: ATP phosphoribosyltransferase;~TIGRFAM: ATP phosphoribosyltransferase) gives MLTFALPKGRMLQTCLKLLEEMHMPCKKIEKRGRELVIEEEQVRYILVKPMDVPTYVHHGVADAAFVGSDVIWETGASLVEIADTKEGLCRLAIAGPKSLAERFMKHKSSLMGIKIATKYPRITKQYFSHRGIQPEIIPLKGSIELAPILGLSDGILDIVQTGETLRANGLHVLEEVAQVSLRIVANNKSIHEHWDKLIRFIEKTRILKERKHR, from the coding sequence ATGCTGACTTTCGCTCTCCCAAAGGGAAGGATGCTACAAACGTGCTTAAAGCTCTTAGAGGAAATGCATATGCCTTGCAAAAAAATTGAGAAAAGAGGCAGGGAACTAGTAATAGAGGAGGAACAAGTGAGGTACATTTTAGTAAAACCCATGGACGTACCTACCTACGTCCACCACGGTGTCGCTGATGCGGCCTTTGTAGGGAGCGACGTTATATGGGAAACAGGAGCATCTTTGGTGGAGATAGCAGACACGAAAGAGGGGCTTTGTAGACTGGCAATAGCAGGACCGAAAAGCTTGGCAGAGCGCTTCATGAAACACAAGAGTAGTTTGATGGGAATAAAGATCGCGACAAAGTACCCTCGAATCACCAAGCAGTACTTTTCCCACAGGGGGATACAACCAGAGATAATCCCCCTGAAAGGGTCCATAGAATTGGCCCCAATCCTCGGGTTGAGCGATGGAATTCTGGACATTGTACAAACAGGAGAAACTTTAAGAGCCAACGGCCTGCACGTTTTGGAAGAAGTCGCCCAGGTCTCTCTAAGGATAGTGGCAAACAACAAAAGCATACACGAACACTGGGATAAACTGATCAGATTTATTGAAAAAACAAGGATCTTAAAAGAAAGGAAACACAGATGA